Below is a genomic region from Granulicella sp. L56.
CCAACCGCGAAGACGATCTCTTCATTCCTCCGAATGAATTGAACGGAGCGATGCAGGGCGACGAGGTGCTGGTGGACGAAGCGCCGCCGGGCCGCGATGGGCGCCGGTCGGGCCGTGTAGCGCGTGTGCTGACGCGACGAAATCCTACGGTGGTCGGCCTCTTTCACTACGCGCGGTCGCGGGGGCGAGCGAATGCCTGGGAGAATGCGCCTGTAGTCAACGGAAATTACGTTACGCCACTCGACGAGCGGATGACGCAGGCCATTCTTATACCCGAGGGCGCTGAGATTGCCATCACGCCGACGCAGACGCCGCATCGCGTGTTGGGCGAAGAGGCCCAGGCGCAGCGGGCTCACTGGTCGGAGGAACTGGATCCACACTGGCCGCTGGAAGGGCTTGCGGTCGATATTGAGATTACGGATTTTCCTGCGCCGGGACGTCCTGCGCGCGGGCGTGTGCTCGAAGTTTTAGGGCCGCCGGATGCGTTCGGCGTTGATGTCGAGATCATTATTCGCAAGCATCATCTGCCGTATACCTTTCCTGCCAATGTGCTGGCAGAGGCTACGGCATCGGCTGCGCAGACGGTCGAGACGCTGGGTGCGGACGAGGTGGAACGGCGCAGAGATTTTCGGGGGCTGCCGATCGTCACCATCGATGGCGAGACGGCGCGAGACTTCGACGATGCCGTGCTGGTAGAGCCGCTGGCCAATGGCAACTGGCAGCTTCAGGTGCACATCGCCGATGTGAGCCACTATGTTCGTCCGGGTACGGCGCTCGATCTTGAAGCGCGGCTGCGTGGGACGTCAGTTTATTTTCCTGATCGCGCAATTCCTATGCTGCCGAATCAGCTTTCGAGCGGAATGTGCAGCTTGCGGCCGGATGAGGATCGCCTGGTGCTGAGCTGCTTGATGGAGATCGACGCGCGTGGCGAGGTGCTCGGTTACGAATTGTTTGAGGGCATCATTCGCAGTGCACGGCGCATGACGTACACGCAGATTCAAGCGGTGCTCGACGGAGATGTGGCGACGCGCGCTGAGTTTGCCGCGCTCGTGCCGGACTTCGAGCGCATGTACGAGCTGGCGTTGAAGCTGAATGCGAAGCGCCATCGTCGTGGTTCAATCGACTTCGACCTGCCGGAGCCGGTGGTGCAGTTCGATCCCGAAGGCAATATGGAAGCCATCGTGCGCTCGCAGCGCGGCTGGTCGCATCGCTTGATTGAAGAGTTCATGCTCTCGGCCAACGAGTGCGTCGCGCACTGGATTGAGGCGCAGGGAGTGCCGGGCATCTATCGCATTCACGAGATGCCCGATCCCAAGCGCATCGTCGATTTCGAAGAGACAGCGAGCCAGTTCGGCTACTCGCTCGGCTTCAGCAGCCTGCCGGTGAAGCGCGTGCAGATGAAGGCCGACCGACGCTCGGTGCGCGGGACAAATCGCACGGCGAAGACGCATGAGGTCGCCGAGTCGATCCCGGTGACGCCGCAGATGTATCAGCGGCTGACGGCGAAGATCACGGGCAAGCCGGAGGAGCGGATTCTGGCCTACCTGATGCTGCGCTCGCTGAAGCAGGCGCGCTACAGCGAGCAGAATGTGGGCCACTTCGCTCTGGCCTCGCCCAGTTATACGCACTTCACGTCGCCCATTCGCCGCTACCCGGACCTTATCGTCCATCGGCTCCTGCGCGATCTGCTGCAGGGGGGAGCGAACCCGCATGGCGAGGCTATTCTGAGCTCCGACCCGCAGCCGTGGCGCGAGATGAGCGATGCAAAGCGGGACGCTCGACATACTTCCTCGCAGGCTCGGCTTGGCGATGCGATTGAGGCTATTCCAGAGGCAGAGATCGCTGCCATCGCGACCGAGTCGAGCCAGGCAGAACGCCGCGCCGACGATGCCGAGCGAGAGCTGATCGAGTGGAAGAAGATACGCTTCATGGAGGACCGCGTTGGGGAAGACTTCAACGCCATCATTCTCTCCTGTACGAAGTATGGTTTCTTCGTCGAGCTCGACGACCTGTTTATTGAGGGGTTGGTGCCGATTGCGAGCTTGCAGGACGACCGCTATTTCTTTCGCGACACCGACCGGCAGATCGTAGGCACACGCAACGGCCACGTCTTCAAGATGGGCCAGCGCGTCCACGTTCTGCTCGACAGGATTGACCGTCAGCAGAAGCGGTTGCAGTTTGCGCTGTTGCCATCGGAAGAAGAGAGTCAGATTCTTCGCGGATCGCTTCGTAAGACAAAAGGGAAGGCGGCTTCGAAGAAGGAGAGTGTTCAGCCCAGTCCAAATCGTACCGGCAAACGTAAGACCAAGGACCGCGCCCGCGATAAGAAGTCTAAAGGCAAGCGCAAAAAGTCTTAGGGAGGTTTTCCTCCAGATGTAGTCTTGGCGATTTGAGCAAAACGCAGATTCCCTTCGGGAATGACAAATAAAAGGAAGCCACCCCTGAGAGGAAATAGCGATAGCGTGCTTATTCGCTGATTTTCTCCCTATAAAAGACCGTGAAAAGCGCAAAAACACCGCTGTTAGCCGATGCGAAAGAAATCCGCGTAAAATAAAGACTTCCAAGGAGATTTAACGCAAATGGCGCACATGGTTTTCTGCACCAAATACAAGGCTGAAATGGAAGGCCTCGACGAACCACCCTTCGATTCGGACTTCGGCCAGAAGATCTACAAAAACGTCTCCAAAAAGGCCTGGGGCGAGTGGGTAGAGCGTCAGAAGATGCTGTTGAATGAGTATCGTTTGCAGCCCTGGACGCGTGAGGCGCAGGAGTTCCTGGTGGAGCAGATGAACGAATTCTTCTTCGGCGAAGGCGGCTCTTTGCCCAAGGAATACGTCGCTCCCACGAAGTAGCGGATGGCGCGAAGATCGCGCCGTTCGTGTACACTTAGGTCTGCAATATACCCCGCCGTCGCCCGCCTGGGCAGACGTGCAACCAATAGTCGGGACGTGGCTCAGCCTGGTAGAGCGCACCCTTGGGGTGGGTGAGGTCGCAAGTTCGAATCTTGTCGTCCCGACCATTTATTTCAATAACTTAGCGATTGATTTCAGGAATCTGGGAACAACTCAAGGGACACAAAGGGACAGTAGCATTCTTTCCTCCCGAGCTTTCTTCAGCCCTTTCATTGCCTGCTTTTATGGCACATGGAACTGCGCCACAGGCTGATATAGACCGCGCCTTCAGCGCGGGTGACAGGGAACGCCCTTCTGGTGGTGACCTGAGGTGCTGCTTCTTTTACAGGGCGGCGTCGCTCTAATACCTGTAGGGCGAATCCATTGGCTG
It encodes:
- a CDS encoding ribonuclease R family protein, whose protein sequence is MAQTPYPRSDRELIGRIERSPGHRAGYKQLVREFGLGGGRERRLLLEQLARITARGELVKIDTEQWSLPAAAPEKTARASRNVEQPVEHRATRDRLVAGKIDLHRDGYGFVRPNQSTNREDDLFIPPNELNGAMQGDEVLVDEAPPGRDGRRSGRVARVLTRRNPTVVGLFHYARSRGRANAWENAPVVNGNYVTPLDERMTQAILIPEGAEIAITPTQTPHRVLGEEAQAQRAHWSEELDPHWPLEGLAVDIEITDFPAPGRPARGRVLEVLGPPDAFGVDVEIIIRKHHLPYTFPANVLAEATASAAQTVETLGADEVERRRDFRGLPIVTIDGETARDFDDAVLVEPLANGNWQLQVHIADVSHYVRPGTALDLEARLRGTSVYFPDRAIPMLPNQLSSGMCSLRPDEDRLVLSCLMEIDARGEVLGYELFEGIIRSARRMTYTQIQAVLDGDVATRAEFAALVPDFERMYELALKLNAKRHRRGSIDFDLPEPVVQFDPEGNMEAIVRSQRGWSHRLIEEFMLSANECVAHWIEAQGVPGIYRIHEMPDPKRIVDFEETASQFGYSLGFSSLPVKRVQMKADRRSVRGTNRTAKTHEVAESIPVTPQMYQRLTAKITGKPEERILAYLMLRSLKQARYSEQNVGHFALASPSYTHFTSPIRRYPDLIVHRLLRDLLQGGANPHGEAILSSDPQPWREMSDAKRDARHTSSQARLGDAIEAIPEAEIAAIATESSQAERRADDAERELIEWKKIRFMEDRVGEDFNAIILSCTKYGFFVELDDLFIEGLVPIASLQDDRYFFRDTDRQIVGTRNGHVFKMGQRVHVLLDRIDRQQKRLQFALLPSEEESQILRGSLRKTKGKAASKKESVQPSPNRTGKRKTKDRARDKKSKGKRKKS
- a CDS encoding oxidative damage protection protein; this translates as MAHMVFCTKYKAEMEGLDEPPFDSDFGQKIYKNVSKKAWGEWVERQKMLLNEYRLQPWTREAQEFLVEQMNEFFFGEGGSLPKEYVAPTK